The sequence CGGCGGATATAGATATGTACTCAAACAAAATAGCTCAAGCAAATTTTAATAAATTGAAAGAAGATGTTGGAGCTTACATTGTTGAAGCAGAAAAAGGAAATCTTGCAAGCGGTTTATCCGGAATTGGCAGAATGGCTGATGTAAATAAAATTGTTGATGCATCTGAAATAATCCTATCTGGTTACAATCAGGATTTACTTAATAAAAAAATTTTAGTTACTGCCGGACCAACTTATGAAGATATTGATCCTGTTAGATACATTGGGAACCGCTCCTCCGGAAAAATGGGATACAGCATTGCAAAGGCAGCATTCTTGCGTGGAGCAGAAGTAACTTTAATTTCAGGTCCATCTTCGGAGAATATCTACCAGGAAATAAATTTAATCCAAGTTCGTTCCGCTAAAGAAATGTTAAATGCTGTTAAGCAGAATTTAGAGAATAATAGCGCTTTAATTATGTCTGCCGCGGTTGCTGATTATACTCCGTTGGTTAAAGCTGAAACAAAAATTAAAAAAGAAGAAAATCTATCTTCCATTAAATTAAAAAAGACGGAAGATATTCTTGGTTCGCTTAAAAATAATAATAAAAAAATTGTAGGATTTGCGCTTGAAACTGATAATCAATTAAATAACGCAAAAAAGAAATTAGCTGAAAAGAATCTGGACATCATTGTTCTAAACTCAGTTAGCGCGGATAATTGTGCATTTGAAAGCGATACAAATAAAATTACGGTAATTCACAAATCCGGCGAAACGAAAGAGTTTTCATCAATGAGCAAATTTATGGCAGCTAACGAAATCCTTTCTGAATTAATTAAAATTTT is a genomic window of Ignavibacteriales bacterium containing:
- the coaBC gene encoding bifunctional phosphopantothenoylcysteine decarboxylase/phosphopantothenate--cysteine ligase CoaBC, giving the protein MIYDPLRNKKIILGVTGGIAAYKSCLLIRSLVNRGAEVRVIMTPSALQFIAPLTLSTLSGNAVIVNIFPETQKNGVDLKTWHIEYALWADLMIIAPATTNTIAKIVHGFCDNALTTVVSALRCPLIVAPAADIDMYSNKIAQANFNKLKEDVGAYIVEAEKGNLASGLSGIGRMADVNKIVDASEIILSGYNQDLLNKKILVTAGPTYEDIDPVRYIGNRSSGKMGYSIAKAAFLRGAEVTLISGPSSENIYQEINLIQVRSAKEMLNAVKQNLENNSALIMSAAVADYTPLVKAETKIKKEENLSSIKLKKTEDILGSLKNNNKKIVGFALETDNQLNNAKKKLAEKNLDIIVLNSVSADNCAFESDTNKITVIHKSGETKEFSSMSKFMAANEILSELIKIL